The genomic segment TGGCACCAGAACATTCAGCGCCATATCAACAACATCGATCCCAGCTTGGGCCTGCAAATGATCCCGACCGGGACCGGCGCAACGACAGCGGCAATCTCTTGCCTGGCGGGTGACACTAACAACAACGTGCCGAAGAGATTCGGTGATGACGGTGCTTGCAGCCCCGGGTTTGGCGGAAAGACTGCCGCAGGCGCGCCCCTGTATCCCGGCGGTCTCAACCAGTTCCGCTCATACCAGGGGTACGGCGACATCAACCAGCAGGAGAACACCACAAACGGAACCTACAACGGATTCCAAGCCGGTGTTCGTCTGCAGAACAGATGGGGTCTCTCCGGCGAGCTCGATTACACGTACTCGCATGAAATTGACATCACCAGCTACGACCTGAACGGCGTGGACAATCCCTGGAACCTCAAGTACGACAAGGGTTCCGGCGCACTGGACCGCCGTCACATCTGGTCTGCGAATTACATCTATCAGCTTCCCTTCTTCAACAAGGACCAGGGCCTTGTGAAGACGCTTCTGGGCGGCTGGGAGATCGCTGGAACGTTCGTCGACCAGACGGGCGTGCCTCAGAAGGTCACCGGTGCTGGTGGCAACTATGACCCCGTCGGACTTGGCGGAAACTACACGGTGCGTCCGAACGTGAGCGGCAAGATGCGCTACAACAAGAGCATGTGGAACTACTTCGATGCGAACATGTTCTCTGAAGTGCAGCCACAGTGGTTGGGTGGTCCAAACCTCGGCTTCGGCAATGCGGGCAAGGACGCGGTTGTCGGACCGGGACGCGTGAACTTCACGACTTCGCTGTACAAGTCGTTCGCGATTAAGGAAATCTGCCACTTCGAACTGCGCTTCGAGTCGTTCAACACGTTCAACCACACTCAGAAGAACAATCTGAACGTGTCCTATAACCCAGCGAACGGCGCCCCGTATACCGGTTTTGGCACGGGCAACACGTTCGGCCAGGTCACCAGCACGTGGGATCCGCGTACGCTGGAACTCGGCGGCAAGTTCGTGTTCTAAACCTCACCCTCTAACCAAAAGCGCGGCGGGCGATGCCCGCCGCGCTTTTTTGTGCACCTTGTTTGCCTGCGATCAGCGCAGGGAGAGAGAATCGAAGGACGAGTACGTCTAAACCATCCATGAGAGCTGCGGGGAAAACGCGGCGCAAAAGGACTATGAGGCCTGTAAATCAAGCAGGGGTGACATTGGCATTGTGCCTGGCGGCAACGGCCGCTGTGGGGCAGCAAAGCTCGTACACGATCCAACGTCAGCAGGCTCTCGCATTGGAGCAGCAGCGTAATTTCAGTGAGGCGGAATCCGCCTGGCAGACGTTGTCGAAGACTCACCCCGAGAATCCCGAGCCGTATGCGCACATTGCTGTGCTGGAGGCGCGGCAGGAGCACTACAAAGAGGCCATTCCGCTTTATCGCAAGGCGCTGGAAATGAACCCGCATGTACCTGGTCTCCGCTTCAACTTGGCGCTCGCGCTTTTCAAGGACGGGCAGTTGAAGGAGGCCATTCCGGAGTTCTCGGCGTTGCTCAAGACTGCGCCGCCCAACTCTCCGGACTCGCAACGGCTCACCATCCTGCTTGGCATGTCACATTACGGGCTGGCCGAATATGCGGAAGCAGTTCCCTTCTTGAAGCAGGCAGCGGGAAACGACGCGCAGAATCTTCCGCTGCGGCTTGCGCTTGCGCACAGCTGCCTGTGGTCGAAGCAGATGCAGTGCGTGATGGATGTGTATCACGAGATTCTGAATCTCAATGCGGAATCGGCCGAAGCGGACATGCTCGCCGGCGAAGCCCTTGATGAGATGAAAGACAACGAGGGCTCCACCAAGATGTTTCGCGCGGCGGTGAAGGCGAATCCGAAGGAGCCGAACGTCCATTTCGGATTGGGCTACTTGCTTTGGACCCAGAAGCAGTACCCCGAAGCTGCAACGGAATTTCAAGCTGAGCTGGCCAATGATCCCGCGCACGCGCAGGCAATGCTCTACCTAGGAGACACATACCTGCAATTAAATAAGCAGGAAGAGGCGCGGCTATTGCTGCAGAAGGCGGTCGGGCTGGATTCGTCGTTGTGGCTCGCGCACCTAGATCTTGGGATCATTGACTCGGATGCGGGTCGCAATGACGACGCCTTGCGCGAGTTGTTGGCTGCGGCGAAATTGAAAGACGACGACGTTAACGTGCACTGGCGTCTTGCGAGGCTCTATCGCACAATCGGCAAGAAGGACGAGGCGAAGGTTGAGTTCGATAAGGCCAGCAAGCTGAACAAGGCGGCGGACGAAGATCTGTATCGAAAAATCGCAAACGGTCGTCAGCGCCCGCCTGAGTCTTCACCGCCAGCAGCGGTAGCACCTAATCCCTAGCGAACTCCGACTGGCGGGGTGGGTGTGCTTTGGGTGTTGTGCGCGAGCAGTTCGGCCAAAGCGTGTTCCGGACACACATGCCGCGCTTCCATCCGATCGAGTTCCTCGTCGGACTCTACATCGAAAGCAACCGTCATGAAGCAATAGAGACAGCGGGTGTTGTAGGTCCCGTTCTCGTTCTGCGTACGGCTGTACATGCGGCTATACATAACTTCCTCTTCCATGCAGGTTTCCTGATGCTATGACGAAGCTGGGAACGTGCGACGTGACTTGTGTCACGATTGCAGGTGCTTTTACACTGCGAAGCGTCACAGGTGCGCGTGATAACTTCCCAAAATGAGAAGGCAGCTCAGGGTAACAGCAGCCTTCGTGCCTGAATGCTAGCCGGTGCGTGCCTCAGGGTAGCGACGTTGCCGGTGTATTTCGGACATCAGCGCGCGCTGACTGAGCCGCGCCAGGTTGGGTTGTGCTCCAGGGCAAGGGCCAAGGCTGAACGATGATGTTCTGTGCGCCGGGAATTGGCCATGGCGAACCGGGCGCGGAGGCAAATGATTCCTCGGTGGCAGTGAACACCCACAGCTTTCCGGCGGCCTGGCCGAGGGCATACAGATGGTCGTCGTTGTCCCAGAACATCTGGTCGACTTCCTGCCGGGTCAGCAGTCCCGTAAGCGGGGTTATGGGATTTGAGCCGTTGAAGCGGAAGAGCTGCAATCCGTTCGAGCCGGCCACGGCGAGCAGCTTTCCGGAAGGCGACATGTAGATATCGGTTACTTCGCCTACAGCGACCTTCGGCATGTTTTCAGAAGTGCTGGATGTGGTGAGCGTGCCGTTCTCATCCTGTGTGTAGGTTGCTAACTGATAGGGTCCGCTTACCTGATGTCCATTGGAGGTGGGATACATGGCGACCGCTACATGATTGGTCGTGTCGGCAGCGGCAAGGTGCGGGCACCATAATTGGTCCGAGGCTCCCGCTGGAACTGTGATCCGAGTATCAAGGCGCTCGAGTGAGCCATCACCTTTGCGAATGTAGCCGTAGATGGACGTTTTGGACCGACCGCAATTTGCGCCGTACGCGAAGCTGTTGTTGCCGGCAAAGCGCAGAATCGATCCGGTCATGCCGGCAGGAGTCTGGTTCACCAGGCGAAGACTTCCGGTGGTCTTCTCCACTGCAAAAGCCTGGTAGGCCGCATCGGAACATCCGGCGCCGTAATAATCGACGTTGTAAATGGTGGCACCCGTGTGGTCGAGGAAGAGAGCGCCGGCGCTGTCGCAGCCGTTCTTCGCCTGGACAACGCTGGTGGAAGCGGCGGGACGAAGTGAGCCTTCGGGACCAATCTGGTAGGCATGGATGTAGGTGCCGGATGCATCGGAGCCGAAGAGATAGAGCCCGTTGGTCGCCAGGAACGTCACGTTGTATGGGAACGGCGCGTCTGCTACCTGCGTCAGTTTTCCGTCAGATGCCGCTGCAAAGGCGTAGATCTGTGCGCGGTGGGTGTTTGCGACGGTGGCAGAGACATAGACGTAGGCACTGACGCCGGCACTGTCGTTCGTAGCTTCGGGATTCGAACTACCGGGGCCGCGTTGCGCAGACACACCTGCCGTGCACAAGCCCCCGCAAAGGCATGCGATGAGGAAAGCGCGGGTTTTCACGGGACACTCCACGGACGCCTGGGCCAGCGTTCCGCTCGACGAATGAAGGGGAGCTCTTGCGCCGGTCGAAATAGGGCGGAACGGCCGAGCCCAGCAATCTAATCGGGTATGATGCGGAATTTGGCTTTTGCGGCTTTGCAAATGCGGGTGGTGCCGTTACGCAGGATCAATATGTCGTGACCTGGTTAGTGTGATGGCGCAGCCACCAGCACGGCATGAGGTCATCTTGAGGATAGATACTGAGAGAACACGGGACGTCTTCAGACCCCACGTAGTCGATCTCTTCCTTGTTGTTCTTGAGTGGGGCCGAAACGAAATGGCTCACCATAAATTTCGAATGAGGCGACCCTGTCAACTTGAAGATGAACCAATCGAGCGCGAACGAGATGACGGCGAAGGCCAGTATGCCCAACGCGATGATGCGGGTCCAGCGCCTCATCGCCGCCCTCCTTCCGGCAGAGGAGGCCGGCTGTCGCGGGCACCGACGCCCGTAAGTTGGTTGCGCATTGCAGCGGACAACACCGATATCAA from the Occallatibacter riparius genome contains:
- a CDS encoding tetratricopeptide repeat protein; translated protein: MTLALCLAATAAVGQQSSYTIQRQQALALEQQRNFSEAESAWQTLSKTHPENPEPYAHIAVLEARQEHYKEAIPLYRKALEMNPHVPGLRFNLALALFKDGQLKEAIPEFSALLKTAPPNSPDSQRLTILLGMSHYGLAEYAEAVPFLKQAAGNDAQNLPLRLALAHSCLWSKQMQCVMDVYHEILNLNAESAEADMLAGEALDEMKDNEGSTKMFRAAVKANPKEPNVHFGLGYLLWTQKQYPEAATEFQAELANDPAHAQAMLYLGDTYLQLNKQEEARLLLQKAVGLDSSLWLAHLDLGIIDSDAGRNDDALRELLAAAKLKDDDVNVHWRLARLYRTIGKKDEAKVEFDKASKLNKAADEDLYRKIANGRQRPPESSPPAAVAPNP
- a CDS encoding lactonase family protein; translation: MKTRAFLIACLCGGLCTAGVSAQRGPGSSNPEATNDSAGVSAYVYVSATVANTHRAQIYAFAAASDGKLTQVADAPFPYNVTFLATNGLYLFGSDASGTYIHAYQIGPEGSLRPAASTSVVQAKNGCDSAGALFLDHTGATIYNVDYYGAGCSDAAYQAFAVEKTTGSLRLVNQTPAGMTGSILRFAGNNSFAYGANCGRSKTSIYGYIRKGDGSLERLDTRITVPAGASDQLWCPHLAAADTTNHVAVAMYPTSNGHQVSGPYQLATYTQDENGTLTTSSTSENMPKVAVGEVTDIYMSPSGKLLAVAGSNGLQLFRFNGSNPITPLTGLLTRQEVDQMFWDNDDHLYALGQAAGKLWVFTATEESFASAPGSPWPIPGAQNIIVQPWPLPWSTTQPGAAQSARADVRNTPATSLP